The genomic stretch CTGTAGCAATATCATAACATGCTTAGAACAATAGAGCTTATATATATAGTCGAAGAAGAAGTTCACTGGAAGAATCTGAAAGATATATTTGTAGGCTAGATAGTGATGGTCAGATTGACACTAACAAAACCACATACTACTTCTGCATTGACACGTTAATAACACACAAAGAATGGCAATAGTCCTTATTTGGCTTGATGCAACATCACGGGCCTATTTGGTTAGTACTATATTTGCCACACCTAAATTTAGTCCAAAAAAATCAATGGGAGAATCAGAAAGATATCGAACTTTGTAGGCTAGATAGTGATGGTCAGATTGACTCTAACAAACCACATGCTAATTCTTCACTGAAATGTTAATAGCACACACAAAGAATGACCATTGCCCGTATTTGGCTTCATGGAACATTTCCAACAAAAGGGCACTTTCAGCAGGCATACAGATGAATGCTGATCAGGGAACAAAAATTATCTTTCCTATCCAATTGCTAATGCTATAAGCTGATAGCCAAGTTCATAGCCAGAAGGCCTTTTGCCCTTCACATAAATTTATTTAGGTTTTGTCTTGTTTCTGAATAATGAAAATCCTACATCCAAACAAAAGCAGGAGATGACATGACATGTTCTAACTTGCAAGCAAACAAGCTGAACGGATATCTCATGGAAAACACTCCAGAATCACCAAAACATAAGAACACAATCGGACAAATATAGAGTAGTGGAAAGAAATTTAGCGTCACTTAAGTCTTTTGTGTCCTTAAATTCAGGACTAACCAAGAGAAGTCCAACACACATGGGTCGTGGCCTCCTGTAGAACGTCACCACACGATGTTGTTCCAAACTTGCTCCCTATCTAGTTAAAAATAAATTGCTCGCTATCTACCTCTTGGTTGCCTTGAGCTTTATTAATACCAGTATTGTCATTTTATTTCTTGTAAGCTACATCAGCGGATTATAATTCAAGTCTACAGCACTCATTCCTGATTTCTGGTCTTGCGGCAATGAAAAAGAATTTACAAAAAAGTAGGGGATGAAGTGAACAGTAAGGTTTCTAGTTCTTCCTCAAAAGTCAAAACTCTACCTCTGCTTCGTAAACCATAGGATCATAATCATTACATGCAGCGCTACTAAACATCAAAGAGCAAGAATGGCAGCTGATATTAAGTGGCTGTAAAAGAGATCTGCAGCAGGTTTTTTTCCAGTACAGTTTGTTGCCCAGCTAATCTCATGTGAAGACAAATAAACAGCTTATCGAACACAGCAGCATAAGGAAGGTCTCGGCAGCTAGCAAAGCAAAGTCACAGTAGAGCAGACCCTGTAGCTATCTACCAAAAGTAGCCAGATAAACAAAATGGTACTTCTTTTCTGTTTGATACCAACAAATTCATATGTTGATGACACATCCAGCTTATATACATGTATCCAAGCATTATTGCATTACAATAGTAATTTTTTCCCACATAAAGAAGGCATGGCATTTCATAAGCAGGCAAAAGCACTTAATCATCACAAGAACAGAATAACTAAAAGTATTCCAAAAAGACTTTAGAAATGGGAGTGAAAATTTGTACCAGTCACGATAGCATTTAATGCACATAGCATGGCTACAAGTTGGAAGAACAACTTTGGTGTTTGTCTCCATACATATGCCACATTCCTCCTCTATATTATCGTCAATCTCTGATATCACCATTTTCGGATCCTCATCTCGTTTTCTATACCTCTCTATACATATTGCTTTCTGTTTCTTATCCTCCACTTCATTGATTCCTTCATGTAGTTGCATCAAAGAAGGAAATATGACAGCTGCCAAAACCAACGAGACCTAATGAACAAGCAATTAAAGATAATAATGGTGCAAAGCAAATGTTGTTCAAAAGATTCTGAAAGACATGCACTATACCATAAAATTCCCTGATGCTTGCTTTTCTTTcatgagtagacatggtggttgTCCCATCAGCATAAACCtgaatatttaattttttttttaatttgaacCTAAGTACTAACTTGCCATAAAAAATGGGCAGAAACTTGATTCTAAGACAGAAGTGTTGGCCAACCTTATAAATTAGAATCCTCAACAGCCCAAGTGCACCAGCAAGGCTGCAATCTGTCCACTgcacaagaaaaaggaaaaagtggGCAGCAGGGCAATATGCCATCCTCATCTGAAGGCAGGCGCCATCATATTCCCTCCGAAATTCAGAAGCACTGCATTTTTACAAACAAAATAATTAGCAATGAATCCTCTGAAAGGTACTAAAGTCATGGGTAAACCTAAATCATGACTTGCCCGACCAACTAATGTGCTCGCACAAATAGGGTGggaaataaatcatgaccaAAGTTCAATTCACGATTGAATGTTTGCCCTAATGGTATCTTGCATACTTATGCCCTGGTGGACAAGAAATTCCATCCAAAATCCCAAAGTGCTTCAGAAAATAATGATGGCGATAGTGAAGAGCCACCACATTTCCACTCAAGCGGAAGTGCATGGCACATCAACAAGTAATTTCATTATGGCAATTCCCAATGGTACAGGTTAATTTTCGAAGGCCTAAAGATAAACTGGCCAACTGCCAGAACCGCATCACACACCAGCAAGAGAAATTCCATGATGGCAACTCAAAAATGCTACAGCCGTGCATCACTGATAAAGGAGATCAGGCCAAAACGTAGCAAGATTTTCTGACTGGTGTCAGCGTGAGGAGCTACCGACAGAAAACTCAAGTTGTCCACGCATTACTAATTATACCCCAACCATAACTAAAGTGGTACACGTACCTAGCATCAAAGTCGAAACATTCACCAAAGGGGATCTCGTTCCAAGTGTCACAATCAACAACAAATCATATCTAATCTACCTATTATGACTGGGACCAATGAACCAAAGTGTCTAGCTGCATCTCATGGTGTAATTTCTAACCCATTCCACTCAAGACCTCAATTAACACAGTAATTTTGTTCTAAAAAGGTAACACAGCAATTCTGTTCCCCCCCAAAAAAATagcacaacaatttttggtaAGATACTAGTACCAACACGCCCAGTATCCCAGCTCAACACACTTGAGAACAGGAACAGGCCAAACGATATTAATTGATGATCTCTCAGCTGGAGCTGAACCGTGGAGACCAAGGTCAAAATTCAAAAAAGGCGAGGCATGAGGTGAGCTGACTACTCACAGCGAGTTGGCGTGCTGGATGTCGGCCTCGAGCACCTTGAGCGAGTCCCTGAACGACCTGCCCATGGACACAGCAGCCTCCGGGAAGCACACCAACtccaccaccgcgccgccgcgaccATCCAAATCCCGACCTCCTCCCCCTGCTGTCGCCGCCCAAAACctcacccaaaccctagccgcctccgctcctcccGATCCGCGCGGCGGAGCGCCCCCCAAAAAAAACCCCAATCGCTCGCTCCGCGGGCTCGCGCTTCGATAAACGGCACGGCTGAAGTGGCGGTGGTTAGCGGCGAGGCCATTTAAAAGCTCACGCCCTCTCGCTTTCATCCCCCCCGGGGTGCCTTGCGTGCACGGGAGGGAGCGCGGGGGAGCTGAACAGTGACGGCGTGGCGACGGGTTACGCGGACCCACCTGTCGGTGGGATTCAGTAAAGCGGAGCGGGGTCACGGAAGGTTGCCACGTACGTTTCTGGAAGGTGCGGTGTGGTCGCTAGCCATATCCGTTTTGGTTTCGTCCCCACCCGGCTAGGAGTCTTTATACGAGCCAGGTACACGTAATCACGCTGTACGGGACAATTTGTAAGATAATCAGGTGGTGTTACTGCACAAATGACTAGGCCAGCTACTGTAGCTGATAGGATGTCTGCTTTCCTCTTGCATGTTTTGGTATTTTCTGGGATGATAAAACGTAATGGTTGCAGCGTTATCCTCCATCTCGAGATGGTTAGTTCAAAAATTGTGATTCAGATAACCACCGCTAGATGATTCGTACGCAACATATCTGTTGATTACTGAATGCATGACGAACATGATCGGATGATTATTTTCCAGTGGAGTTGCCTGAGTGCGTGTAAAAGGAGATAATGTGAAATACAAGTAAAGTGGCATGCTTTGGCCCCCTGCCTTCTCAGCACGAAGCATGATGCAATCACGAGAGCTGTCTGCTTCTATCAGTGAAACTCAAAACCCTCCATTTGTCTTTCAACCACCCGGCTCAATTGTCAGCTGAACAGATTACCAAACAATACTACATGATAACATATGAACCGTCAATTCAGATAACAAAATGTATTCCACTGTTCAACGCCTGTCTTCCAAAATGGGGTCAGGTGAAAACAGACTATCGTGTACATAGCGTTCTGATCAATAGTTCCATACGGTTTTCACCAAGATCTATATCAAGATCACAACAATATTTTGAGCTCAACAAGATAGGATATTTCAATAGTTCAATATCAGGCTTTTAAATCAGCCTTCGGGCTTCTTCTATCTAGATTCTGCCTCTTTTATTGCACGGATAAGATGGGTGATGCGGTACTGGAGCTTCTCGTTCTCAATGATTAGCTTCTTGTTCTACAAAGTTCATGAGACAAGGTGTGGATATATAGTTAAATGTCAACAGTTGTATGACGGCGACAGGTTCGAGCAAAGTGATTGATTACCTTCTCTTTTTCAGTCAGGCACTCTGCACTAACCGCGTCTAGTTTTGACTGAAGATGTTTCATTGCAGAAGAACTTGCCTCAGATCCACTGTTCGGACCAGCTAGTAAATCATGTAAAGATGGAATTAGGCACCTACTCTTATCGATCATCAACAAGAACACGCCTGAACAGCAAAACCATATCAAATTACCTTGGTTGTACAGCAAGGCTTCCAGCTTTGCTATGCGTAACTGTGACAGTAAAGGAAATAATAACCATAAAATTAGGGAAGATAACAATGAGACAACCACCAGTAGAAATTAAGCATTCGTGTAACCACTCTGACCGAGCATGATAAGATTGCCACAGGCTTCCACGTGGCTGGTCAATGCATCACATCACGACGACTTTTGATAAAGAAACATAAGAGACAGCAACCCAAGAAGTACATCTTAGACCAGCAGTTATCCACAGACCATAGCCAGCCAGGTAGCCGGGTAGGTGATATTGCAATTGAAGAACAAATGGTCCATGGTATGGTAGCCCCTAGCCTGGTAGGTAATACTGCAGTATACGAGCATGCTTTGCTAGTTACTAAGTTAGGCGCTTGTGTTGGCAGTACGGGTGGAAGATATTCAAAGCAGTAGTACATTATAAGGGaccaaagattttttttagggCAAAAACAAGCAAACAAGAACGCAGAGGTCTACAGCCAGTCCAAAAAAGTTCAAATCCATGTTACATGACGGCATTACATCTTCTCCCGCTCCTGAGGCCACACCTAACACGGTCATAGATTTGTGCTGGAAAATCAAGCGATTTTTCTCTTTCCAAGCATTCTAAATCAGGCAGATAGCAAGGAAGTGACCAATATTATTAAGTTTCTAGACCATCTGACTTCTCCACAGTCCACAACTAGAAGCCTGTGGTCACAAGTCACATTCTCTCTCTTGTACGTTGAAGCAGATTAAGAGCTAACGCTATGCCTCGGAATATTGTTCTCTGTTTGCCCAGATAGCCATAATTCATGGCATTATCAACGATAATCAGCTACTAGGCAGTAGGCACTACAAATCTATGCAATGACATCAGAATGGAATCTGGGACTTCTTAAGCACCTATTTGGGTTCACGTATCTAAAAACTCCATCTACGGTCTGATGGATTAGAATCTAAAAATACATCTAAAAAGCTGCATAGGTATTTTGCTCACAATTCCACACCAATTTGTTTTATTTGCTCCAAAGTACTCCCAGGTCCTAGCAGATAAACCCTTTCACAACTTCCTTACTCCGTAATTCATGAATAAAAGGTGGCATCCCGCAACACCAGTGAGCAGTTGTTCCGAAACCTAACCCGCAACCGCATAGGGACATCAGAGGAACTACCAGATTGCTATCGATTAAAGATTGCCTAACAGAAACCACCGGGAACCAGAGGTTGTCAGGAGCTAGGAGACAAGCGAGCGAACCTCAGCCTCGGAAGCTCTTTCCTGGAAGGGCTTGAGGGTCTCGtccagcgccgccgtcgcccggccgtcgtccgccgccatgctcgccgTCGGTCGCCTGAACCCCTCGCGTGCCCTCGGATTCGGTCGGAGGAGGAGGTCTTCGAGggattccttttttttcagaGCGTAGATGGGGCAGGCCTGTTTCTGCTGCTGCTCCTACAAGCCCATCAAGGCCCGCAGGCCTAGGTGATTGTGGGGTGGGCCAATCAAATGCGACGACAGCAGATAGGAGCCGCTGTAAGGTTGCGTTTGGCACAGCTCCTAAGCCGATTCTACGCTAAATCCAGCAGGAGATCTACCACagagagagaagtgattctctattAATTCTGTGAAGTGAGAATGAACTAAGAGGTGGGgaacttaaaaaaaatagctTCTTCTGATGCCGTGAAATGATTTtccatcctaattttaaaaGTTCATGCTAAAGAATCAGAGAAATTTACTTTTAGccagagaatcagctcccatataGAATCAGAATTAGATGGAGCTCTATCAAACAGGTCctatcaaaataaataaataaatcatttAAAAAATTAGAACAAATCAACAACAAAGCAATTGACTGACAGATACATATTGCATACTAAATAGGATAAAATGTCTTATTTTCTGAATAAATTTTGAATCCTAAATATCTTATTTTTTTCTTGGGACAAAGTACGTATAGAGCACCTACCGATGTCCATGATCTTTAGACAAGAAATAAGCTGAGAGATGGAAGGGAAGAGTTCATGACAGAAAATGAATGTGAAGTAGCAAGGGGAGCTTAACTTTTTGCCTTGCTGAACCAAGAGAATAGGTGTTGTGTGGTTTGGTACTTATGAGATTTTAACTTAAAAAGGTTGGACAATGTTGTACCTTCTTTGAAAAAGGTTCTATTATTAGTGCATGCCCTAGATTAATTCATCCCATTTATCGGTTTGGTTAGTTATAGTAGTTGTGCCATAAGATATTCTTTGCTAACTTCTTTTCATAATAATTATTGGATAGTTCCCTCAAACATTATAGTTTAGTGCGAGAGACAATAGAAGAgaaaggccccgtttggtagagcttcggcttctcataaaacggcttcggcttcggcttcttcggtggagtggcttttttagtgaagctgaagccgttttgcaaaacgtttggtaaaacggcttctcaatggcaatat from Setaria italica strain Yugu1 chromosome II, Setaria_italica_v2.0, whole genome shotgun sequence encodes the following:
- the LOC101777524 gene encoding uncharacterized protein LOC101777524, with product MKARGRELLNGLAANHRHFSRAVYRSASPRSERLGFFLGGAPPRGSGGAEAARVWVRFWAATAGGGGRDLDGRGGAVVELVCFPEAAVSMGRSFRDSLKVLEADIQHANSLASEFRREYDGACLQMRMAYCPAAHFFLFLVQWTDCSLAGALGLLRILIYKVYADGTTTMSTHERKASIREFYAVIFPSLMQLHEGINEVEDKKQKAICIERYRKRDEDPKMVISEIDDNIEEECGICMETNTKVVLPTCSHAMCIKCYRDWRSRSQSCPFCRDSLKRVNSADLWIYTDDRDIVDMATVRRENLRRLFMYIDKLPTVIPESVLDIYDSHVK
- the LOC101778198 gene encoding uncharacterized protein LOC101778198 encodes the protein MAADDGRATAALDETLKPFQERASEAELRIAKLEALLYNQAGPNSGSEASSSAMKHLQSKLDAVSAECLTEKEKNKKLIIENEKLQYRITHLIRAIKEAESR